A single region of the Leptolyngbya subtilissima AS-A7 genome encodes:
- a CDS encoding glycosyltransferase, translating to MSKRLEKRDLVHFWVPNLFEFKGGIQVYLCDILSAISYLQSQGSFLLSTDIVIIDKLDSDKPEVVSKANEFTGNFSFTFMGNVPRVLRTFAFSLKILIASFQQHPNLILCGHLNFTPVAYLLHLLLGTPYWILVYGVDAWDIKHPLRRQALQAAEKVISISDYTRSRLVEEENLHPDKISLLPVTFNVERFQVKPKPTYLLNRYKLQENQPVVLTVARLADDEQYKGYDQVIRAMCLVRQKMPDAHYVLVGKGSDRPRVEQLIESLGLKDCVTLAGFVPDEEICDYYNLCDVFIMPSKGEGFGIVYLEALACGKPTVGGNQDGAIDALCSGELGILVDPDNVDEIASTLAEILQGKSTHPIIYQPKILRQRVDEIYGFSRFQSNLLGLLKETSFATP from the coding sequence ATGAGCAAGAGACTTGAGAAAAGAGATTTAGTTCATTTTTGGGTGCCTAATCTGTTCGAATTCAAAGGTGGGATTCAAGTCTACCTATGTGATATTTTATCGGCGATTAGCTATCTTCAGTCTCAAGGAAGTTTTTTGTTAAGTACCGATATAGTTATTATCGACAAACTCGACTCTGACAAGCCAGAAGTTGTATCTAAGGCAAACGAATTTACAGGCAACTTTTCGTTTACCTTTATGGGTAATGTCCCTAGAGTATTGCGAACTTTTGCTTTTAGCTTAAAAATTTTAATTGCTTCTTTTCAACAGCACCCAAATTTGATTTTATGCGGGCACTTAAACTTTACCCCCGTAGCTTATCTACTTCACTTATTGTTAGGTACTCCATACTGGATTCTAGTGTATGGCGTTGATGCTTGGGATATTAAGCACCCTCTTAGGCGTCAGGCTTTGCAAGCGGCTGAAAAAGTAATCTCGATCAGTGATTATACCCGTAGCCGCTTGGTGGAAGAGGAGAATCTGCACCCTGATAAAATCTCGCTTCTTCCGGTCACCTTTAATGTTGAACGTTTTCAAGTAAAGCCCAAGCCAACCTATTTGCTCAATAGGTACAAGCTTCAGGAGAACCAACCTGTGGTGCTGACGGTCGCTCGTTTAGCTGACGATGAACAGTATAAGGGCTATGACCAAGTCATTCGGGCGATGTGCCTTGTACGTCAAAAAATGCCTGACGCACATTACGTCTTAGTAGGGAAGGGTAGCGATCGCCCCCGAGTTGAGCAGCTAATTGAGTCTCTTGGTCTAAAGGATTGTGTAACATTAGCTGGATTTGTGCCTGATGAAGAAATCTGTGATTACTACAATTTGTGTGATGTGTTCATAATGCCGAGTAAGGGTGAAGGCTTTGGTATTGTTTACCTCGAAGCTCTGGCCTGTGGCAAGCCCACTGTCGGAGGCAATCAGGATGGTGCCATTGATGCTTTGTGCAGTGGCGAACTAGGCATTTTGGTCGATCCTGATAACGTGGACGAAATAGCTAGCACCTTAGCAGAAATTCTTCAAGGTAAGTCAACTCATCCAATTATTTATCAGCCAAAGATATTGCGCCAGAGAGTTGACGAAATTTATGGTTTTAGTAGATTTCAGTCCAATCTTTTAGGGCTACTTAAAGAAACCAGCTTCGCAACACCATAG
- a CDS encoding class I SAM-dependent methyltransferase, translating to MSQSALTPTALHQYRQQAAEASAGISSEAIYTCFERELLHRSASGSVLDWGSGQGLLTQRLLNLKQFQSITAADIQPRPKTIDAAIQWRQADLNNPMNLEAEVFDVIVSAEVIEHLENPRAIAREWFRLLKPGGLLIFSTPNNESWRAILALLLQGHFVEFGDSSYPAHITALVRKDITHILSEAGFCLPEFLFTNVGKIPKLPRYHWQKLSLGFLKGLRFSDNVLAITYKPQ from the coding sequence ATGAGCCAGTCAGCCTTAACCCCTACAGCACTGCACCAATATCGGCAGCAGGCTGCCGAAGCTAGCGCCGGCATCAGCAGCGAAGCCATCTATACCTGTTTCGAGAGGGAACTACTGCACCGTTCAGCTAGTGGATCTGTGCTGGACTGGGGATCTGGACAGGGATTGCTAACCCAGCGGTTGTTGAACTTAAAGCAATTCCAATCCATTACTGCCGCAGATATACAGCCTCGTCCTAAAACTATTGATGCGGCCATTCAATGGAGGCAGGCTGATCTTAACAACCCGATGAACCTGGAAGCCGAAGTCTTTGATGTAATTGTCTCCGCAGAAGTTATCGAGCATCTCGAAAATCCCAGGGCTATTGCTCGGGAATGGTTTCGATTGCTTAAACCCGGCGGTCTCCTTATATTTAGCACTCCTAATAACGAGAGTTGGCGGGCAATTCTAGCTTTGCTTCTGCAAGGACATTTTGTTGAATTCGGTGATTCGTCCTACCCTGCACACATCACCGCTCTGGTGCGAAAAGATATCACTCACATCTTGAGCGAAGCAGGCTTCTGCTTACCCGAATTTTTGTTTACTAATGTTGGGAAAATTCCTAAACTCCCTCGCTATCACTGGCAAAAGCTATCGTTGGGTTTCTTGAAAGGACTACGCTTTAGCGATAACGTTCTGGCTATTACTTATAAGCCTCAATAA
- a CDS encoding DUF4333 domain-containing protein, translating to MLRSSKYLIWPLVLGLAACGNRLDTAEVESAIQADIERQGRRLSLKAVLCPKDVSRQAEAYFRCVGEVDGGGTFTINVIQQDNQGNVTWEIPNSKALLNLPKVEDSIQQELSQAYSQRAQIDCGSATYRVNQPGDRFECQVVGGVTTDTSTITAVLVSIDPDSDLNWQEQTAAPRASLQAIAAPGSSSPTGTAAPQAKPSAAPTTMPKSTAVTGPTGRTVNRPYVRGDDN from the coding sequence ATGCTGAGATCGTCTAAGTACTTGATCTGGCCGTTAGTTTTGGGGCTGGCGGCCTGTGGCAACCGCCTCGACACCGCTGAGGTAGAGAGCGCCATTCAGGCTGATATTGAGCGCCAGGGTCGCCGACTCTCGCTCAAGGCTGTGCTCTGCCCTAAAGATGTCTCACGCCAGGCGGAGGCTTATTTTCGCTGTGTGGGAGAGGTGGATGGTGGCGGCACCTTTACGATTAACGTGATTCAGCAAGACAACCAGGGCAATGTCACCTGGGAAATACCCAATTCTAAAGCGCTGCTCAATCTGCCCAAGGTTGAAGACAGCATTCAGCAAGAACTCTCGCAGGCCTACAGCCAGCGCGCCCAAATTGACTGCGGCAGCGCTACCTACCGAGTAAATCAGCCAGGCGATCGCTTTGAGTGCCAGGTTGTGGGGGGAGTGACTACCGACACCAGCACCATCACCGCTGTTTTAGTCAGCATCGACCCCGACAGCGACCTCAACTGGCAGGAGCAGACAGCTGCTCCTAGGGCCTCCCTCCAAGCGATCGCAGCCCCAGGCAGTTCATCACCCACTGGCACCGCCGCACCCCAGGCCAAACCTTCAGCCGCCCCTACGACTATGCCTAAATCTACTGCGGTGACAGGCCCCACTGGGCGTACCGTCAATCGCCCCTACGTTCGCGGCGATGATAATTAG
- a CDS encoding sulfotransferase, producing the protein MGCPRSGTTFLMNCLEALSYTECLSGISYPVPIAHLAAQQLPEQIHQCLEYSLESTLNVYLDSIPNSRFRAFGRLLTGSINLYEAKDLFQRKRQLKNFVYKEPFFSFAPDFVYRALPGCKIIYLYRDGRDCANSLVREYDVLTNDKLKTLRTSESTLGYRYGNFWVPWWVITDQANDFIQASPYVRAIWMWKEMVNRCESFFSQPDVAKSGRILKVKYEDLVHEPMVYGEKIVNYIDADFNSRIQKRFKQASVKAIGKYKKRDALDIKLAEQLAHRELSLYGYIA; encoded by the coding sequence TTGGGTTGCCCTCGATCAGGAACAACCTTTTTGATGAATTGTTTAGAAGCGCTTTCTTACACTGAATGCCTATCAGGCATTTCTTACCCTGTTCCTATAGCGCATCTTGCAGCACAGCAATTACCTGAGCAAATACATCAATGCTTAGAGTACTCTTTAGAGTCCACCTTAAACGTGTATCTTGATTCTATTCCAAACTCTCGATTCAGAGCCTTTGGTCGTTTACTAACTGGTTCTATAAACCTATACGAAGCTAAAGATTTATTTCAAAGAAAGCGGCAGCTAAAGAACTTTGTATATAAAGAGCCTTTCTTTAGTTTTGCCCCTGATTTTGTTTATAGAGCTTTGCCTGGCTGCAAAATAATATATCTGTATCGTGACGGCCGCGACTGTGCTAACTCATTGGTTAGAGAGTACGACGTACTAACGAACGACAAGTTAAAAACTCTTAGAACATCAGAGTCAACGCTAGGCTATAGATACGGAAATTTTTGGGTCCCTTGGTGGGTTATAACTGATCAAGCCAATGATTTCATTCAGGCTTCTCCCTATGTCCGAGCCATTTGGATGTGGAAAGAAATGGTAAACCGCTGCGAATCATTTTTTTCTCAACCCGACGTTGCAAAAAGTGGGCGAATTTTAAAAGTAAAGTATGAAGATCTAGTTCATGAGCCTATGGTTTATGGAGAGAAAATCGTTAACTATATTGATGCAGATTTTAATAGTCGAATCCAAAAGCGGTTTAAGCAAGCTTCAGTTAAAGCTATTGGAAAGTACAAGAAGCGAGATGCTTTAGATATCAAATTAGCGGAACAATTGGCACATCGTGAATTGAGCTTATACGGTTACATTGCATAG
- a CDS encoding glycosyltransferase: MKVLHVLPSLSYKLGGPTQVALNIIRTLREVGIDAEIATTNDDEAELLDVPIGQRVNYEGVPVWFFSRLARFKAFIPSIGLTQWMVNHLRQYDIVHNHYLFCYAPTVGARLAQHYQIPYVSSTIGQLTPWALQQSRLKKQIYGRYIERSTLNRAAAIHCTTPAEAEDAQRFGISAPALVLPLGVNPTVAIASAAAKLRDRYDLPSDCAIVLFLSRLHEKKRPDFLLRAFAQLSPKSHGYHLLLAGSGDADYCHYLKNLASTLNITDSVTFTGFVSGSDKDLLLQGSNLFALPSYSENFGIAVAEALAAGLPVVITPDVQIAPDISAAQAGLVVSDGLEAWSNALSQLLCSPDLRNQLGHNGQQLAATKYSWPKIAQNLSQSYDEILTGQPLSFAYRS; the protein is encoded by the coding sequence ATGAAAGTTCTTCACGTGTTGCCATCTCTGAGCTACAAACTAGGTGGGCCAACTCAGGTAGCCCTCAACATTATTCGTACCCTACGAGAGGTAGGAATTGATGCCGAAATAGCAACTACCAATGACGATGAAGCTGAATTACTAGATGTACCCATCGGTCAGCGAGTTAACTATGAAGGCGTACCGGTTTGGTTTTTTTCGCGTCTAGCCCGGTTCAAAGCATTCATCCCATCTATTGGGTTGACCCAGTGGATGGTTAACCATTTGCGCCAATATGACATCGTTCACAATCATTACCTATTCTGCTACGCTCCCACGGTGGGGGCAAGGTTAGCCCAGCATTATCAAATACCTTATGTCTCAAGTACGATTGGTCAACTAACTCCCTGGGCCCTTCAGCAAAGCAGGCTTAAAAAACAAATCTACGGCCGCTACATAGAGCGTTCCACACTCAACCGAGCTGCTGCTATTCATTGCACTACTCCTGCTGAAGCCGAGGATGCGCAGCGGTTTGGGATCAGCGCGCCTGCCTTGGTTTTACCGTTAGGAGTTAATCCGACAGTCGCGATCGCTAGTGCTGCAGCAAAACTGCGCGATCGCTATGACTTACCTTCCGACTGCGCAATAGTTCTGTTTTTGTCGCGCCTGCACGAAAAAAAGCGACCTGATTTTCTGCTGCGCGCGTTTGCTCAGCTTTCTCCCAAATCTCACGGCTATCATCTTTTATTAGCTGGTTCTGGGGACGCAGATTATTGCCACTACCTCAAGAATTTGGCCAGCACCCTAAATATTACCGACAGCGTTACCTTCACTGGCTTTGTCTCTGGTTCAGACAAAGATTTGCTGCTCCAGGGTTCCAATCTCTTTGCTCTGCCGTCTTATTCAGAAAACTTCGGCATTGCTGTAGCGGAGGCCCTAGCCGCTGGTCTCCCCGTTGTGATTACCCCTGATGTTCAAATCGCTCCCGACATCTCAGCTGCCCAAGCGGGGTTAGTAGTTTCTGATGGTTTAGAAGCGTGGAGTAATGCTCTATCTCAGCTGCTTTGTTCTCCTGATTTAAGAAACCAGCTAGGTCATAATGGTCAACAGCTGGCTGCAACAAAGTACAGCTGGCCCAAGATCGCGCAAAACCTGAGCCAGTCCTATGATGAAATTCTTACTGGTCAACCCCTATCGTTTGCATATAGGTCTTGA
- a CDS encoding glycosyltransferase family 1 protein, whose product MDGQINKEICQIVPSLPPDINGVGDYALNLANQLRLDFGINTHFIICDPAWVGSDKLEGFPVNQISYRSAKSLIAQLVNIEPKSSILLHYVGYGYAKRGCPTWLINGLKIWNHQCQQVHLVTMFHETSAFGPIWTSAFWFSATQKFLVKQLIRLSDRIFTSKRSYAELLQSYAPRKFTTIPSIPVFSTVGEPKNPSSLSERTRRLVIFGGRSQRIKVYEDSLEQLLQICRYLDIQQICDIGPVLDTLPAEIDNISITAAGCLPSEKISTILSNSIAGFFSYHPAFLGKSTIFAAYCAHRVIPISATMTDLPEEGLQPGKHYALPDQYNTERRDMALMQTIADHAYAWYQVHNLSAQAKAYYTLLSDLDVPQP is encoded by the coding sequence ATGGATGGTCAAATAAATAAAGAAATTTGCCAGATTGTCCCGAGTCTTCCTCCGGATATTAATGGGGTAGGTGATTATGCTCTCAATTTAGCAAATCAGCTTAGATTAGATTTCGGCATCAACACGCATTTTATAATTTGTGACCCGGCTTGGGTAGGATCTGATAAGTTAGAGGGATTTCCAGTTAATCAAATTAGTTATCGATCAGCAAAATCTCTTATTGCTCAATTAGTTAACATTGAGCCTAAAAGTTCTATTCTGCTTCATTATGTTGGTTACGGTTACGCCAAACGAGGGTGTCCAACTTGGCTAATAAATGGATTGAAAATTTGGAATCATCAATGCCAACAGGTACACCTGGTGACAATGTTTCACGAGACTTCCGCCTTTGGCCCGATTTGGACAAGTGCTTTCTGGTTCTCTGCAACACAGAAATTTTTAGTAAAACAGTTAATCAGGCTAAGCGATCGCATCTTCACCAGCAAGCGTTCCTACGCGGAGCTACTGCAGAGCTATGCCCCAAGAAAGTTCACAACTATTCCATCAATTCCTGTCTTCTCAACCGTAGGCGAGCCAAAGAATCCTTCCAGCTTATCTGAACGTACCCGTCGCCTCGTCATCTTTGGAGGGCGCAGCCAACGCATCAAAGTCTACGAAGATTCCTTAGAACAACTTCTCCAAATTTGCCGATATTTGGACATTCAACAGATTTGTGACATCGGACCAGTTCTCGACACACTTCCTGCTGAAATAGATAACATATCGATTACCGCCGCGGGTTGCCTTCCCAGTGAAAAGATCTCTACCATTCTCTCCAACTCGATCGCAGGTTTTTTCAGTTACCACCCTGCATTCCTTGGCAAATCCACGATTTTCGCAGCGTACTGTGCCCACCGGGTCATACCTATCAGTGCGACTATGACCGATCTCCCTGAAGAGGGGTTGCAACCTGGCAAGCATTACGCCCTTCCAGATCAATACAACACCGAGAGAAGAGATATGGCATTGATGCAGACGATCGCAGACCATGCTTATGCCTGGTATCAAGTGCACAATTTATCGGCACAGGCCAAAGCCTACTACACGCTTCTGTCAGATTTGGACGTCCCACAACCATGA
- a CDS encoding glycosyltransferase family 4 protein — MVNRRISLVHPTSNPNSRNAAIALAEANLLHEVITAVAYDPKSQLARTIRQLPRSIGLPLSQELERRTWVAPGSSTIRTHPWREALRVALVKSGVSTKVGLGQQGPINWVYKSLDRHVARCHLNEIDAVYAYEDGAAYTFEAAKQRGIRCFYELPIAFHHTSRQIQQDEARRFPEFASALQAAHEPLWKLERKDQEAALADHIFVASSMTRQSLLDAGIASERISVIPYGAPVDYFRPQPKLDKKFRALFVGRVGPRKGVHYLLQAWKKLRLSDAELKLVGVNEFPTGWLESFQDCIHYLPSVPHTTLRQHYCNASVLVFPSLVEGFGLVMLEAMACGIPVITTPNAAGPDIITDGVEGFIVPIRDPEIIQEKLEWCYENPDKLAQMGRSARKKAELSTWFGYRQKLASKIQTLLSE; from the coding sequence ATGGTCAACCGACGCATTTCTCTGGTGCATCCCACTAGCAACCCTAACTCTCGCAATGCGGCGATCGCATTAGCTGAGGCCAACCTGCTGCACGAAGTTATTACTGCTGTCGCTTATGATCCCAAAAGTCAATTAGCCCGGACCATTCGACAGCTGCCTAGGTCTATCGGACTGCCCCTTAGCCAAGAGTTGGAAAGACGTACTTGGGTTGCACCAGGAAGTTCAACCATACGCACTCATCCTTGGAGAGAAGCCCTGAGAGTTGCTTTAGTAAAGTCAGGAGTAAGCACCAAGGTGGGGTTAGGGCAACAAGGACCTATTAATTGGGTATATAAGTCCCTGGATCGCCATGTGGCCCGGTGCCACCTCAACGAAATCGATGCCGTTTATGCCTATGAAGATGGCGCAGCCTATACATTTGAAGCTGCTAAACAACGAGGTATACGCTGCTTCTATGAACTACCCATTGCTTTTCACCATACTAGCCGACAGATTCAGCAGGATGAGGCTAGGCGGTTCCCAGAGTTTGCTTCTGCTCTTCAAGCTGCCCATGAACCTTTATGGAAATTAGAACGCAAGGATCAAGAAGCTGCGTTAGCAGATCATATTTTTGTAGCCTCTTCCATGACGCGTCAATCGCTTTTAGATGCGGGTATAGCTTCTGAGCGCATCTCAGTAATTCCCTACGGCGCGCCGGTTGACTACTTTCGGCCACAACCTAAGCTTGACAAAAAATTTCGAGCGCTATTTGTGGGTCGAGTTGGCCCTCGAAAAGGTGTTCACTACTTACTACAGGCTTGGAAAAAGCTTAGGCTGAGCGATGCCGAGCTTAAGCTAGTGGGTGTCAACGAATTTCCAACGGGTTGGCTGGAGTCGTTTCAAGATTGCATTCACTACTTGCCTAGTGTTCCGCACACTACTTTGAGGCAGCACTACTGCAATGCCAGCGTTTTAGTTTTTCCCTCTTTAGTCGAGGGTTTTGGTCTGGTTATGCTTGAAGCTATGGCTTGTGGAATTCCGGTTATAACCACTCCTAATGCCGCAGGTCCTGACATTATTACTGATGGAGTCGAAGGGTTTATAGTTCCTATTCGTGACCCTGAAATAATTCAAGAAAAGCTAGAGTGGTGCTATGAAAATCCCGATAAGCTGGCTCAAATGGGACGTTCCGCTCGAAAAAAAGCTGAACTCTCAACCTGGTTCGGCTATCGTCAGAAGCTGGCCTCTAAAATCCAAACGTTACTTTCTGAGTAG
- a CDS encoding UbiD family decarboxylase, translating to MANDLQQFLTLLEQRGQLRRITASVSPELEIAEIANRLLLGGGPALLFENVQGATMPLAINVLGTVERVCWAMGMEHPAELETLGEKLALLYQPRPPKQFSQAIDLGKALFDVVKAKPMRDLLPPCQQVVLKDDAVDLNKIPLLRVYPGDADKVITLGLMITKDPETHIPNVGVYRLQLQSKNTATVQWLSVRGCSRHLRKAAEMGKNLEVAIAIGVHPLVILAAATPLPIDLSEWLFAGLYAGKGLSLAKCKTVDLEVPAQSEIVLEGTITPGETAVDGPAGDHIGYYGGVNEAAPLLRFHCLTHRKNPIYMTTFSGRPPKEDAMMAIALNRIYNPILRQQVPEIQDFFLPMEGLSYKAAVLSIEKSYPGQAKRAALAFWSALPQFSYTKFVIVVDKSINIRDPRQVMWAVTSKVDPVRDVFILPDNPFDSLDFATEKPGLGSRMGIDATTKVYPETDRPWSEELTPDPNTAALVDSRWTEYGLSDLNLGDVDPNLFGYDLR from the coding sequence ATGGCAAACGATCTACAGCAGTTTCTCACCCTTCTGGAACAGCGAGGTCAGCTGCGCCGCATTACGGCCTCCGTCAGCCCAGAATTAGAGATTGCCGAGATCGCCAACCGCCTGTTGCTGGGTGGTGGCCCGGCCCTGCTGTTTGAGAATGTCCAAGGTGCCACCATGCCTCTAGCCATCAACGTGCTGGGCACCGTCGAACGGGTGTGCTGGGCTATGGGCATGGAACACCCCGCCGAACTCGAAACCCTGGGCGAAAAGCTGGCGCTGCTCTACCAGCCTCGGCCCCCCAAGCAGTTTTCCCAAGCGATTGACCTTGGCAAAGCGCTGTTTGATGTGGTCAAAGCCAAGCCCATGCGCGACCTGCTGCCCCCCTGCCAGCAGGTGGTGCTCAAAGACGACGCTGTGGATCTTAACAAAATTCCCCTGCTGCGGGTCTACCCTGGCGACGCCGACAAGGTTATTACCCTAGGGCTAATGATTACTAAAGACCCAGAGACCCACATTCCCAACGTGGGGGTCTATCGCCTCCAGCTTCAGTCAAAAAATACCGCGACGGTGCAATGGCTCTCGGTGCGAGGTTGTAGCCGCCACCTGCGCAAGGCCGCTGAGATGGGCAAAAATTTGGAGGTGGCGATCGCGATCGGTGTCCATCCCCTAGTGATTCTCGCCGCCGCCACGCCGCTGCCTATCGACCTCTCGGAGTGGCTGTTTGCCGGGCTCTACGCCGGCAAAGGGCTCAGCCTAGCCAAATGCAAAACCGTTGACTTAGAAGTTCCAGCCCAGTCTGAGATCGTGCTAGAGGGCACCATCACCCCCGGTGAAACTGCCGTTGATGGCCCGGCGGGTGACCACATTGGCTACTACGGCGGCGTCAACGAAGCCGCGCCTCTGCTGCGCTTCCACTGCCTCACCCACCGCAAAAATCCGATCTACATGACCACCTTTAGCGGTCGCCCGCCTAAGGAAGATGCCATGATGGCGATCGCCCTCAACCGCATTTACAACCCCATCCTGCGCCAGCAGGTGCCCGAAATTCAGGACTTCTTTTTGCCGATGGAAGGGCTGAGCTACAAAGCCGCCGTACTCTCCATTGAAAAGTCGTACCCAGGCCAGGCTAAGCGCGCTGCCCTCGCCTTTTGGTCGGCCCTACCCCAGTTCAGCTATACCAAGTTTGTGATCGTTGTCGATAAGTCGATCAACATCCGCGACCCGCGCCAGGTGATGTGGGCCGTGACCTCTAAGGTCGACCCCGTGCGTGATGTATTTATCCTGCCCGACAACCCCTTTGATAGTCTCGACTTTGCTACCGAAAAGCCTGGCCTCGGCAGCCGTATGGGCATTGACGCCACCACCAAGGTCTACCCCGAAACCGATCGTCCCTGGAGTGAAGAACTTACCCCCGACCCAAACACCGCTGCACTAGTTGATAGCCGTTGGACTGAGTATGGTCTAAGCGATTTAAATCTGGGCGATGTAGATCCAAATTTGTTTGGCTATGACCTGCGCTAA
- a CDS encoding FkbM family methyltransferase yields MGVISFINRPEYFFQPNQIVKRFRLNFKASPVSETFSLPWGVEINAFPGEVVGRSIAAMGIYDLCVSETLWRIIDEGETCVDVGANIGYMTSLMAHRVGLEGKVSAFEPHPSIYQRLSDNVRNWSTEKNWTQVEVSNLAISDQPGEAQLFVPTNFDLNQGTASLTFASSEADYSTDQKLVVETDTLDNLFDNFTIGLLKIDVEGHEINVLSGAEELLIKNRIRDIIFEEHRPYPNPVSEFLKEKGYSIYRVTKGLCKPNLVPPQAASFHPWDPPCYLATKDIDRVANRFKPLGWKCLKNTTP; encoded by the coding sequence ATGGGAGTCATTAGCTTCATTAATCGCCCAGAATATTTCTTTCAACCCAATCAGATAGTTAAACGATTTAGGTTGAACTTTAAAGCTTCTCCCGTTTCGGAAACTTTCAGCTTACCCTGGGGAGTTGAAATTAACGCTTTTCCTGGAGAAGTTGTTGGCCGCTCTATCGCTGCCATGGGAATCTACGATTTATGTGTATCAGAAACACTTTGGCGGATTATTGACGAGGGTGAAACTTGCGTTGATGTAGGAGCAAACATTGGTTACATGACCAGTTTGATGGCACATCGCGTTGGTTTGGAAGGAAAAGTTAGCGCCTTTGAACCTCATCCAAGCATTTACCAACGCCTCTCTGATAATGTCCGGAATTGGAGTACAGAAAAGAACTGGACTCAGGTTGAGGTTAGCAACCTGGCTATTTCTGATCAACCGGGTGAAGCCCAGTTGTTTGTACCTACGAACTTTGACCTGAATCAAGGCACAGCTTCTCTTACATTTGCCTCAAGCGAGGCTGATTATTCAACAGACCAGAAACTTGTAGTTGAAACTGATACTTTAGACAATCTATTTGATAATTTTACAATTGGGCTCTTAAAAATCGACGTTGAGGGGCATGAAATAAACGTGCTGTCAGGTGCGGAAGAACTGCTAATAAAAAATCGAATTCGTGACATTATTTTTGAGGAGCACAGACCCTATCCAAATCCTGTTTCCGAATTTTTGAAAGAAAAAGGATATTCCATATATAGGGTTACAAAAGGATTATGCAAACCTAATTTAGTGCCACCCCAAGCAGCAAGTTTTCATCCCTGGGATCCTCCTTGCTACCTAGCCACAAAAGACATTGATCGTGTGGCTAATCGTTTTAAACCGTTGGGTTGGAAATGTCTTAAAAATACGACGCCATAA
- a CDS encoding glycosyltransferase family 4 protein, whose protein sequence is MKILLSSTYFYPNLGGSETDAEIFAREFVKLGHTVKVVTQTPGSNFDDRGATFPFEVMRQPSALHLLKLTRWSDVCFQNGIILKQAWAMWLTQTPWVIRHQTWIQHPGQQPTWLTQLKLRMVKLATSIAISKPIADHLNHPSTLIPNPYREDLFRHLPEIPRIKELVFLGRLVSDKGLDLLLSAIAKLKNDNLYPRLTVIGTGEEGEVLRQQAEDLKINEQVHFVGAKVGEELVHLLNAHQILVVPSRWHEPFGVVALEGIACGCVVVGSSGGGLKDAIGDCGTTFPNGDEASLKQVLYQLLTQPELLIRYRSNATSHLAKHQQTAVAKAYLQVLETACQ, encoded by the coding sequence ATGAAAATTCTTCTATCCTCAACTTATTTCTATCCGAATTTAGGGGGTAGTGAAACTGATGCTGAAATTTTTGCCAGAGAATTTGTTAAATTAGGACATACTGTCAAAGTTGTAACCCAAACTCCAGGGAGTAATTTCGATGATAGGGGCGCAACCTTCCCCTTCGAAGTTATGCGACAGCCTAGTGCCTTGCATTTGCTCAAACTCACACGCTGGAGTGATGTTTGTTTCCAGAATGGCATCATTCTCAAACAAGCTTGGGCAATGTGGCTCACCCAAACCCCTTGGGTCATTCGTCACCAAACCTGGATTCAGCATCCTGGCCAACAGCCTACTTGGTTAACTCAGCTGAAACTTCGAATGGTTAAGCTTGCCACGTCGATCGCTATCAGTAAACCTATTGCTGATCACCTCAATCATCCATCCACCTTAATTCCTAACCCTTATCGTGAAGACTTGTTTCGCCATCTTCCAGAGATTCCACGCATTAAAGAATTGGTGTTTCTGGGGCGTTTGGTATCTGATAAAGGCTTAGATTTGCTGCTAAGCGCCATAGCAAAGCTTAAGAATGACAACTTATACCCTCGACTAACTGTGATTGGCACTGGTGAAGAAGGTGAAGTCTTACGTCAACAAGCCGAGGATCTCAAGATCAATGAACAGGTTCATTTTGTCGGAGCAAAGGTTGGCGAGGAGTTAGTTCACTTACTTAATGCACACCAAATTTTGGTTGTTCCCTCTCGTTGGCACGAGCCGTTTGGGGTTGTAGCCTTAGAAGGCATTGCCTGTGGTTGCGTCGTTGTTGGGTCATCGGGAGGCGGGCTAAAAGACGCTATTGGTGATTGCGGTACTACATTTCCCAATGGTGATGAGGCCTCTCTGAAGCAGGTGCTTTACCAACTGCTTACTCAGCCCGAGTTACTAATTCGCTATCGGTCTAATGCGACTAGTCATTTAGCGAAGCACCAACAGACGGCCGTAGCTAAAGCCTATCTTCAAGTTTTAGAGACTGCTTGCCAATGA